From a single Lolium rigidum isolate FL_2022 chromosome 7, APGP_CSIRO_Lrig_0.1, whole genome shotgun sequence genomic region:
- the LOC124678221 gene encoding protein FLOWERING LOCUS T-like codes for MSRDPLIVGGIVGDIVDYFDMSARLRVLYSNREITNGSELRPSQVANQPTVQITGRPGSLYTLVMVDPDVPTPSDPSQREYLHWFVTDIPEGRDVSRGTEVVAYERPQPTAGIHRVAFVAFRQSVQQAIYAPGWRSNFITRDLAECYNLGVPVAAAYFYCQREATCGGRRYR; via the exons ATGTCGAGGGATCCGCTGATCGTCGGGGGGATCGTGGGCGACATCGTCGACTACTTCGACATGTCAGCGCGGCTGAGGGTGTTGTACAGCAACCGCGAGATCACCAATGGGTCCGAACTGAGGCCGTCGCAGGTGGCGAACCAGCCGACGGTGCAAATCACTGGACGACCTGGATCACTCTACACGCTT GTGATGGTAGACCCTGATGTACCTACCCCAAGCGACCCCTCCCAAAGGGAGTACCTCCATTG GTTTGTCACAGACATACCAGAAGGACGTGATGTGAGCCGTG GAACTGAGGTCGTGGCATATGAGAGGCCGCAGCCCACGGCGGGGATCCACCGTGTAGCATTCGTGGCGTTTCGACAGTCGGTGCAGCAGGCGATATATGCACCAGGGTGGCGCTCCAACTTCATCACGCGGGACTTGGCGGAGTGTTACAACCTCGGCGTTCCGGTTGCTGCCGCCTATTTCTACTGCCAGAGGGAGGCGACCTGCGGTGGCCGTAGGTACCGGTGA